The sequence GTCCTCCAGCTGCTGGAACACCGTCCCGTCCCCTATGTCTGCATCAACGGCCGGTTCGAGGACAGCCCCTCCGTCGCCTTCTCCACCGACGACGCCTACGCGGCCGAGCTGTCGGTGCGCCACCTGCACGGGCTCGGCCACCGCCGGATCGCGATGGCGGCCGGACCGGTCGGCAACCGCCCCACCGACCGGAGGGTGGCCGGCTACCGGGCCGCGATGACGGCGCTCGGCCTCGGCGAGGACGAGCAGCTCGTGGTGCACCAGACCTACTCGGTCGAGGGCGGCCAGTTCGCCGCCGAGCAGCTGCTCGCCCGAGGCGTCACCGGGATCGTCGCCGCCAGCGACCAGATGGCGCTCGGCGCGATCCGGGCGATCCGCCGGCAGGGCCTGTCCGTCCCCGAGGACGTCTCCGTGATCGGCTACGACGACGGCCCCCTGATGGAGTTCACCGATCCCCCACTGACCACGGTGCGCCAGCCCGTCGACCGGCTGGCCGCCGAGGTCGCCCGGGCCCTGGTCGGCCTGCTGTCGGGCCACCAGGTCCCGGTCGGCGAACTGATGTTCCAGCCGGAGGTGGTCGTGCGCGGCACGACCGCCCCCCACCACCCCCGACGGCCGCCTGCCTGAGGCCGCCGGGGGCGCCCCTTCCACAACGATGTCGGAGGATACG comes from Streptomyces sp. TLI_053 and encodes:
- a CDS encoding LacI family DNA-binding transcriptional regulator, yielding MEHEKIGITEVAQHAGVSVATVSRVLNRKAGVSQKTRQLVERAMEEVGYERGTASGGIVGVITPGLSIPIFGAMAERIGLALAPHGLRAVVCPALPGGVQERDFLKSLLDLGASGIVFCSASNTLENFDPEVLQLLEHRPVPYVCINGRFEDSPSVAFSTDDAYAAELSVRHLHGLGHRRIAMAAGPVGNRPTDRRVAGYRAAMTALGLGEDEQLVVHQTYSVEGGQFAAEQLLARGVTGIVAASDQMALGAIRAIRRQGLSVPEDVSVIGYDDGPLMEFTDPPLTTVRQPVDRLAAEVARALVGLLSGHQVPVGELMFQPEVVVRGTTAPHHPRRPPA